The Priestia megaterium NBRC 15308 = ATCC 14581 region GCTCCTAAAGCATGGGAAAGGTTCACCTCTCGCCCAAACGGGGGAGTGGGAGGCTTTCCGCAAACTTTAGATCATGCCTTGTTCAACAGCATTTCGCATCGATCTGGCTTACAAGGACTGTGGTTATGTGGAGATACAGTGTTTCCGGGAGCGGGAACTATAGGCGTATCGGTAAGCGGCTATCATGTGTTTCAAAGTATAACGTCTCATCGCCATACGTTACCTTAACATTTCTTACATACAAACTACTATTGTTCATACTATTAAAAAAACACCGGCCCTATTACCATAGGGCCGGTGTTTTCAGGAGAGGAACAGCTTCCACCACTTCCGTTTTCGCTTCATATCAGCAGCGGCGGTTTGTCTAAAGGTTTGGACAAAATCACTAAACATCTCTTCGCGTTCAGCTACGCTTTGACGATGGAGCTTACGCTCTTTCTCCATTTCTTTTAAATAATAGACTCGTTCCTCGTTCATTGAATCAATTAAATCACGAAGCTCTTCTGTCGTATTGGTTGAAGAATTGTTTAATTTTTCAACCATAAATTTTACTTGATTCATCGCAACGGTGGAATTACTGGAGAATCGATCTAATAAATACTGCATTTCTTTAGAGGATTCATCCGCATTCTCCATGACATCTTTCATGAAAAGGCGCATATCCTCGGTTTTCTCTTCAGCGATTGTTGAATAATCTTCAATCAAAGAAGTGACTTCATCAAACGATTTTTCGTTAGAACGGATAATTTTTTTAGACATATTTTCTACATCTCTTGCGCTGCGTTCTGAAGACTCAGAGATATATGCCCCAACCGACTCCACCATTTCTACAGTTTGGGTAGCGCTTTTTTCAAGCTCTCTTTTTACTTCTCCGACAATTTCTTCGCGAACTTCATTTCGCATACCTTCTCGCATTTCTTTTAACAAATCAGCTTTAAATGTATCAAGCACTTCAAACACATCTTCATAGCGGCGAACAGCTTCTACTAATTCCCCTTGAAGCAGTTCTTTTTCATTCACAACAAGGTCGTTTGGTTTTGGCTCTTCAATAGAAGCAGAAATAGCCTGCTTTTCTTCTTCAGTAGCCAATCGTGCTTCAGGTATAGGAGGGG contains the following coding sequences:
- a CDS encoding helix-turn-helix domain-containing protein, which codes for MMETYTIKKVSDQLEVEKKTLKQWEKLLGSYLTIERVDGARVYTEEQIELFNDIKQLFDEQCTLDEVKEYVQLLIKEQEEQEHLVMESEAAVSKEEEPAQLKTAKKENVIDFQEHSNKQMKQEKKKAAEKQESISENKQEKTPPIPEARLATEEEKQAISASIEEPKPNDLVVNEKELLQGELVEAVRRYEDVFEVLDTFKADLLKEMREGMRNEVREEIVGEVKRELEKSATQTVEMVESVGAYISESSERSARDVENMSKKIIRSNEKSFDEVTSLIEDYSTIAEEKTEDMRLFMKDVMENADESSKEMQYLLDRFSSNSTVAMNQVKFMVEKLNNSSTNTTEELRDLIDSMNEERVYYLKEMEKERKLHRQSVAEREEMFSDFVQTFRQTAAADMKRKRKWWKLFLS